Part of the Tamandua tetradactyla isolate mTamTet1 chromosome X, mTamTet1.pri, whole genome shotgun sequence genome, GGCATGGAAACATTAAAACATTAATCCAGAACTTGTATTAACTGGATGTTGCTTAAAATCTGTATCACTGCCATGTTTAAAACCAGATTGCTTTTGTgatatttcaaattaataaaacTATCCTCCTCCTTATCCACTTATATGTGTCCTCCTGGCATCTACAAAAGTATAGCAAACTCTCTATAACAACTGACAGCAGCTGACTCACTTTTGACTACTATGGCTCAAGGTAAATGGGATGTCATCAACCGACACATAAAACGTAATGGGAAATGTTGCCATGCTGTCATCAGAAGTATACCTCCAATCTCCTGCTATAGAAATcgaaaaccaataaaatataaatgtctatataatttatgaaagataACCTTGTAAGAAATACactcaaaatttagaattaaaacattttatttctgctgtaagAAGCACTAAAAACTAATATCAGGTAACGATTAATGAAAAGTAGAACTTAAAGTCATGATATGGGAAGGCTATACAAGAATGACTATTACAGTGTTGAGGGAAATGAACAAGGTTTCACATGAATAACAGAGCAGAGGAAGCCAGTGTTGTCGAATTGGCATTTGAATATGCATGCCTTGATAATACAAAATACCTTGATCAATTTTTACTATTTATCTTTttgtaaagataaaaaatgagGCATTAGTTCCTCATAGTAGCCGTATGTGGGGGATTTTTACCACCAAAATCATAACAcgtaaaacatattttaaagttagaTTTGCAAGACTGctatggcatttaaaaataagttgtttaGTTGGTATATTACACACCTATATGCTATATAGTTATCCAAAGTTTGTATGAAATTTTTATAACCCCTGCATTTGTAGGGCTAATAAAAGTTTaacaaccccccaaaaaaatagttgcttagtttgaacattttcagaaatgtcatttcttttaacaaattaCTATTCTAAACAGTCCCTACCCAGAATATTTACAGGTAATTTAGCATTGGAGCAAATTTGAAGCcaacctgaaagaaaaaaaaatctaatagcCAGAAAACGAAATATAAAGTAGAAGAACTCCACAGTAAATCTTAAACAGAGTCTTACTAATAGATTTACAGCCCAGTAAATACTGGGTGGGAAGGGTTTTAGCCCCAAAGGAGTCTTCCACATGAACTTCAGACCTTGGATATGGAAACTTCacctaggaaaactgaagacccTGAGACACATGCAAGTAAGAGTTCTCTGgcaaaaaacacatttaaaagttaatttttccagtttcttcctcCCAAAAAACTCCAGAAGACACCTTTAGTAGGCAGAGAGTTTAAATTTATATTCAGAACTACAAAGAGCCCAGCAGCAGCAAATCATTATATCCACATTATTCATAATGGATAGTTTTCCACAGTAGAATTAACTCCTGGTTTTGTCATAAGAGGCTAATAGAAACTACCAGGTTTTATTGTGACAAACTAATTTATCTAGCAGTTAAGTCTGAAAGGTCTGGAAGCTCTGCTGGCATTAGCATCTTTCACAATTGTAGAAGTAATTATGTTTTAACTGGTGAAATAGCACTAATAAAACTCAAATTTCCAATGAAAACATTTCAGAGTGCACCCTATAGTCAAGGAGTAATGTTATCAATTAtctacacagagagaaaacagctATTGTGATTCCAGAGATCACAGGCTTATGGTAAAGCTAATTTCAAATTTTCCAAGGGTTAGTTTACAGAATGGTTTGAAGGTCCTAGACTCACAGAACAGAAAACAGATATACATCACTCTATCCCTTGGTAagcaaagatttttctttctccttgttttgTTGCAAATACTGATGATACCTGAATCCATCAGCTACCAATTTAAGAAGCTCTGAAaccattatttttaaatccagCTTACCATCAGAAGAATGATGTATGTATGAGAAATTATGATTAAAGCTTTAAGTTCAGAGTCAAGAaatagactatttttaaaaatataagtcaaggagaaagaaaatactaCATTGAATTAAGAATATTTAAACAAGGTTACAAATGACTAATAACTATGTACAACAATATTTCTTTCAGTTATCTATTAActtttttcatttgcaaaagtCATTTACAGAAGTTCAACAAGTCTGTTATAAATGCTAGGCTATACATTTGTTCCAACCCGCTCGCTTTTAGTACTAGTGCTTCAATGATAAGTTTTGATCttattttctaagtgtttaaatatcattttaaaaggaataaaggtGCTATTTATTGTTCTCAAACTAAATATGAATTGACAAGCCTATAGAACATTTCATATGTAGTTTCCAATTACAGCAATTTGCAGATGGAATGGGACTCATTTTAGGAGTAAAAACCAAAAAGGTCTTGCCAAAAGGAAAATACTAGATCACTGAGTtgaatatttcaaatgaaattttccTATTAGAATTCTATGTaacatgaacatttaaaaataaatgccagtAGCTTCCTGCCCAGAATATGTAGAAGTCTCATTTATGATATGTAGAAGTCTATCATTTATAGATTTATACATAATTAGTCATTTGGTGGTGTTCAGATTCAGAAATCTgaaaaattttatacaaatattttaaccaTAATGAGCAAATAGAACTCTCCACTCAAttccattttctgtctctatcaTGTAAGAGCACagaattcaaaataaatgttGCAGACTTTTTCATCTACTATCTGCATTATGGAAATTTGTTTTTCCGTTAAGTATTTTTCCCTGTTGCAAAGGTATACAGTGGTCCAGCCACCTGTCTTTTCCAGATTATGGCAGTAAAAGCAAGCCTTATTCTAATTAGCCAAGACTAATCCATTCTTCAGATGACAGACTTAACTGCATGGCCAATTTCACAAGGGATAGGGGTTTGCTATTCATCTGGACTAGTGGAATACATACCAAGTGGAGTTATTCTGAAATTTTCCAGAACAACTTTACAAGTTCTTGTTTACATTTTATGCCATATACAAGACACAACACATTTAGAGTCTCAATGTTAACAAAATTGAGAATCAGTAAAGTGCTAACATGGAAGGGGAACATTGTAAGATGTACTAGGGTATGCTAATACTCCAGTATTTTCAATGAACATTCAGACTGCTTCAAATTCTATTCAGAAAACTATCTCTCCAagctattttttcctcttttaaatgagtCAAAAGCTAACTACATAAACAGATACTTGGGTGGGAGGACTTCTCTCATTCTCTACCcaaacttttagaaaaatttgCTTCTAAAACTGAtcaacaaataatccaattagatTTCTACCTTCAGATGTGGCAGatcaaattaatttatttttgctttaacttATTTTACAGGTCTTCTGAAACCCCTGCCCCTTAACCCAAACCAAAACTTTCTAATATTTCAAAGGAGTTCAATAAGATTCTGGTATTATAAATTCAAACTCAGTACTGCCATCTGTTACATTCTGTTTAAAAATTGAATCATTTTCCTGCTGAATAAAAATATCTTCCCAGGACATTGGCTTGCTCTGAGTAGATGTGGTCCCTACTGGAGGTTCTTTACCAGCATCAACCTTATACCCAATACCATCATCCTTCATTACAGGCATAGTGCTTGACCTATCAGAAAGGTATGCATATTGTCTGATCTGTAAAGACTTGCATGGATGTAAACGATAAAGCTTTGAGTCTCCAGAAGGATCTTGACTATGAACTGACTTTATATGTGAAGACATAAACTGATAGTTGATGAAAGATTTGCCACAGGCCAAACACTGATACCTTCGCTCCCCTGTGTGATGAATTTCATGCTTTGTGCGATATTCTGCCAGAGGAAACACCTTCTCACAGTAACGGCAGGGATATTTCTTCTCCCAAGAATGAATGTTAAAATGTCTCCGCAAGCTTGTCAGACAGACATACGATCTTTTGCATACAATGCAGATATAATAGACCCTTCCATCTACTATTAACTCATAGTGATCATCATGTTTTACCTTCATACGTTTGTTTGCTGTGTCACCGCCAGATGTTTTGGGTACCTCATTCTCAAGTCTGGCTTCCCCTTCGTCAGGATCATCTTTAACGGGGATCACAATGTCATAAGTATCTTCACCAATATTTGCATAAACTTTGCAACCAGTCGACAAGCCTTCAATTTCGGTAGCTGTATCTAAAGTAATGATCTTCTGGCCCTCCATTAGATGTTTTGATCCTAAACCAGGATCATTAGTGTTTCTAGTAATTATATctgaaattttcaaagaattgGAAAGTGGTTCTTGCAAAAGTGTAGGAATCTGCATCTTCTGTATCAATGATCCATCAAAGGTGCTGTCTTGGGGGATATCAGCCTGTGGAACCAAAGATGTGTTACTGACTGCTGAGTCTGGACTGGAGCTAATagtgtcatcatcatcatctataatttcctcctcttcctcctcgtTGGcctcatttccttttaaaacagcACTGTTTGGTGGCTGCTGATTCTGTACAAGTAAATTGATTGACGAAGACATATGATTTGGAAGTGAAGAACTGACATTTGATGGTGTAGTAAGTGGTGTCTCATTTAACAAAATAATGTTGGGAGTCAGATGTGTTGGGGCTGAAGATACCAGCAATTTTTCACTTCCTTGTGTTTGGCTCAGAGTTGCTTGATTCACAGAAGTAGGAAGTTTCTGAGTTGGTGTGATATTTGATAAAGGGGGAGAGTTATTGCTAGCACAGGGTGCAACCTCTGAAATAGCAACAGAGCCTGGGTTAGGCTGGACCTGTGCCACTGTATTGTTACTCGGCAAAGTCTGCTTTGCAGGCAGAATCTCAGAGCAGAAAATgacgtcatcatcatcatcatccgaATCAGTCACAATAATCTTTTTAGTTTCATAATCTTcagcagataaagaaaaagacTCTGTTATAATAGGCATTATAGTGGCCCCATTATCTTGGGCCTCATCTTTTGACTTTTGTATTTCAAGGTTCTTGTCACTAGAACCAGGAGGTAAGATCTCTGCATTACCATCCTGAGCTGTACCTGAGATGCTTTTAACCTGTGACAATGGTACACCAAGCTCTGCTATAAATTTAACTCCTAATAACTGCCCTGATTTAATTAACTCATCAAGTAAATCTGATCTAACACGGACGattttagaactataaatataATTGAGAATTTCTGCAAAGATTTCTGCTCTTATAAAGCTCAGTTCAACAACTTGCCCAGCAACTGCAAAGAGCTGATGGAAGTATGTACTAGAAGCTGAAAGAATATTCCTATGGGCCCGGAATTTTCGGTCTTCCACAATAACAGTAACATCGCAGAAGAGTCCATGGCCACGTTGCTCATTCAAGGAGTTCAGTAGACTGCCAGAGTACTGAGTGTCTGTAGCAGAAATAAGTTTTCTACTCTCCATATCtataagagaaaggaggaggaggggttGGGAGAGGGGCAGGATTAGGGAGGAAAAACAGAAGTACTTAATCATTCAGAATTTAAGCCACAAAATCATTAGTTCATTCAAGTTTTAACTGAAGTTTGGTATaactttttggcttttatataaaTTGTTCATACAGGCTAGTTTTTGGACCATATGTCAACATAAATCTTACGACATTCTCCCAAGAAGTGTCACACAAGTTTTAAATTGCTCTTCGGATTCGAAGAGTACTGTTCATAGTCACCTTCCTTTGAAAGTCAGATACACCCATTACCACTAAGCAATTTTCAAGGTTAATTTTCTTATTCCTCAATTTTGGGTCTTCTCCTCAAGACAAGTTAAGAGTTaacttttcaatttcttaaaaatttgatCATGCATGTATAGAAGTTCTTTCATCTGTAAATGAATGACTCAACTGTCAGAAAAGCTTTTAAGTGTGTGTAATACTGAGTTCGAAATACATACTCTTCCAAAATTTTAACTAATCTTATCTTTAAGAACATTCGAAAGCTACTCCCTGCAGCCAATAACTGAATCAGCATTTAAAACCACTGACAATTATTACCCAACttcctattatttttctcttatttaaattGAAGTGCTTCATCCTGATGAACTATATCAAACATCTTTCtaccctctcctttttcttcatcCCCTTGCCTTTTCCCCTACCTCTCTACCTTTACAATCTCTGAGGCAGAATGTTAAAAATTGTGCCAACTGGAGTCAATAGATGCTATTGTGAAAACAATtagacaaaggaaaaggaaaggttaTTATTTCTTAATGCTTTTTGGCACGGAAACATAGAACACTTTATTTCATTGCTTGGTAAAGAATTATGTGCATTGATACAAGAACTTTTTTCACACCAAATAAGCTAGTGAAGATTAAAACATAAGAGCAGACATTACCctagaaaagagggagagagaataatACTAAATAACATTGCTGTGTACCACCTCCAAAACACTTTTGAACTTCACAGAAGATATTCCCAGTAACAATGATGCTAAGAGTTGATAGAAAAAAGcccatgtatatgcatatgtataatttaatactacatattaatattaACAATTAGCTAATAAGTACTTGTggtaaagaaacatttttttctattaataatcGTTCCCTTTAAAGTTACCAAAATAGTAGCACTGTCACAGCGCTTAAGTTATGAGCAATATTAGACACGTGCAGAAGGTAGAACGTCTCAAATACCTTCTGAATTTTTCAAAACTATGGCTTAGGAACAAAAAGTAGGCAAGAAGTCTACAAGCCATGTATTTAAAACATCATCTATGAGAAGGTGTTCCTTGTTAACATATCCAAAGAATTCCAGGTTGTCATAAAGGCATTCATCGGAAAGGGTGACCTTTGGACAACAACCAGGATTTCCGAAATAAGGGGATTTCGGCAGAAGTCACTTTTAAGTAGACAGGTTTTCTGAGTACAGTCCCCCGATTTTTGTCTTTTGCGAATAGGATTTTTCCAACGTACGCACGCGTCAAGTGTACGCGTCCAGGTGACACTGGCACTTGGTTTCATTTTGTTTAGATTTCCCCTCCTCCCGGTCAGGGTGGGCCCGGGGACAGCACAAGTCGGTCAGAACCAACCCCAAATTTGCGACCTGGTCGTGGAAAAGCAAATTCCGCATCATTGCCAGGCAAATTCCTTGACCGAGGGCAGGTGAAGGAGGAGTTGgtcaagagagaaaaaagctgAAAACCACCGGTCAGAAGAGTGAAACAATCCGACACGCGGCTCCCCTGCAGCAACTGAACCCCAtctcccctcctccacctccctcTTCTCCATCTGCACCCAGCCGGCAGCAACCTAGCTTTTTAACCCCCATTCCCTTGAAAAGACGGCTTCTTGCAAATACAGACAGAAGTGCAAACAGCAGCGTGAGGGCGGGGGAATAAGGGGTGCCTGGGAAAGAAGCTGGCAAACAGATGGGTGGGGTGTTGGGGGAACCGAGGCGAAGCAGGCGGCATTGTTATGCCCCGGGAAGGGGACGATGGGCCTGGCAGAAAACCTCTAAATCCAAGTGGGGACTAGGAAGAGAAAAAGCGACAtcaaaaggaagggagaggggcGAGAAAAAAGCCAAGAGGGTGTCTGCGGCGGGC contains:
- the ZBTB33 gene encoding transcriptional regulator Kaiso; protein product: MESRKLISATDTQYSGSLLNSLNEQRGHGLFCDVTVIVEDRKFRAHRNILSASSTYFHQLFAVAGQVVELSFIRAEIFAEILNYIYSSKIVRVRSDLLDELIKSGQLLGVKFIAELGVPLSQVKSISGTAQDGNAEILPPGSSDKNLEIQKSKDEAQDNGATIMPIITESFSLSAEDYETKKIIVTDSDDDDDDVIFCSEILPAKQTLPSNNTVAQVQPNPGSVAISEVAPCASNNSPPLSNITPTQKLPTSVNQATLSQTQGSEKLLVSSAPTHLTPNIILLNETPLTTPSNVSSSLPNHMSSSINLLVQNQQPPNSAVLKGNEANEEEEEEIIDDDDDTISSSPDSAVSNTSLVPQADIPQDSTFDGSLIQKMQIPTLLQEPLSNSLKISDIITRNTNDPGLGSKHLMEGQKIITLDTATEIEGLSTGCKVYANIGEDTYDIVIPVKDDPDEGEARLENEVPKTSGGDTANKRMKVKHDDHYELIVDGRVYYICIVCKRSYVCLTSLRRHFNIHSWEKKYPCRYCEKVFPLAEYRTKHEIHHTGERRYQCLACGKSFINYQFMSSHIKSVHSQDPSGDSKLYRLHPCKSLQIRQYAYLSDRSSTMPVMKDDGIGYKVDAGKEPPVGTTSTQSKPMSWEDIFIQQENDSIFKQNVTDGSTEFEFIIPESY